A DNA window from Lachancea thermotolerans CBS 6340 chromosome G complete sequence contains the following coding sequences:
- the AVO1 gene encoding Avo1p (similar to uniprot|Q08236 Saccharomyces cerevisiae YOL078W AVO1 Component of a membrane-bound complex containing the Tor2p kinase and other proteins which may have a role in regulation of cell growth) — MDVVKSINRLRASFITNSDDEDQARRVIQPFTNNVETALPASIEDIYRTHSGENLLTVLESPPISRDYMDRITSLQKTRFDRTSAVTGSTKTKALTRDSSRDLDLSIKNSDKETTVSATTSRAEPANTLKPTTSRGTSVGNNSLKKSGPALPKSATPKAEFGDSRGSETKVKRKKLLSKIFKGHGHDNGSRSSAIQETKPTDRNKNKAGTSFYDSAFYYDEILEEDDDDDDDDDDDDAERNDEFFLSGLSTSPENGSGKPNKTSKLANFPRYAQNVLSAPDIKSNAIHTHNEGKSSSSLHNRDEIRSTPSRAEASDLDSYMNEDDLKGLDLESDKLSDLQTDEPTNRAQSSARSGESGTATSTSDESNYDFSDKSSYGRSLLGSDLQKIENTGYAREDDAGSSAVDDSILADDLMHLDSMPGHSVPQSQTFKLLSVGQPSTFMNDRPRIRPDDERLRGDGNNFPNRNTTTGSASSKRNVIAHSLTGSITKAKPSPQGSSNETCQGSQVRVTSRHRRTASEPKIAGRMPRSSAEPLVFNKVELNKPGEGCSSQLTNMLNKKKSQASNPLSYFGFVSGDKVTTSESTTLHAYIQDSREFKKKPFILNVRKSASVFEVIGFLLYQYQTKKKPEADVDSSNSGELENPNDYVLKIVDEDGEPFEDNFGTIDRKKKIGALFDNEVVLCRAKNEEEKERNELDTPLPYCQETDCTGEEGLVSKSVTEPGIKQLSYYKPILNVTENPADTEEDVLADVKIFLYPNVNPEFNYTKIKAPLSTSLNDVLLRYCKMKSMNPLDYALKISGKRLIADLESSVGELDGNYKLELITKKEIKALGLKSMKKSTLGKPTLPTIQSADLTPVTLDNRERYLAAVSSINPQITDTNDGDSKKSGLIPVKKAAHSRHKRNKILQNGESNAGPAGFFKLKNSSKSSLRNSNQAYQPSFSDNSGLNLDTSYKDIFAGAYYKYRVWRRQQMSFINKHERTLAIDGDYIYLIPPEDGYNWHHESTKTKCFHMSQVVFIERSKRIPEYFKMFVNRPSGLKRYYFEAVNAAECTELVTRIQKLVSAYKMNHK, encoded by the coding sequence ATGGACGTGGTGAAATCTATCAATCGGCTTCGTGCTTCATTTATCACGAACTCAGATGACGAAGACCAAGCAAGAAGGGTTATTCAACCATTTACGAACAATGTGGAAACCGCATTGCCAGCGAGCATAGAAGATATTTATCGCACTCATAGCGGGGAGAACTTACTTACTGTTCTAGAATCACCCCCCATTTCTAGAGATTACATGGATCGGATCACTtcccttcaaaaaactAGGTTTGACAGAACATCTGCAGTAACAGGCAgtacaaaaacaaaggcGCTGACTAGAGATTCGAGTCGTGACCTTGATCTTTCCATTAAGAATTCTGATAAAGAAACCACGGTTTCAGCCACTACATCGCGAGCTGAACCTGCAAACACCCTTAAGCCAACAACATCAAGGGGAACTTCTGTGGGCAATAACTCGCTAAAAAAAAGCGGCCCAGCTCTCCCCAAAAGCGCTActccaaaagctgaattCGGTGACTCCCGGGGGAGCGAAACAAAAGTCAAAAGGAAAAAGCTgttgtcaaaaatcttcaagGGACACGGTCACGACAACGGCAGCAGATCATCGGCGATACAAGAGACTAAGCCCACTGATCGCAACAAAAATAAGGCAGGAACCAGCTTTTATGACTCAGCTTTTTACTACGATGAAATTTTAGAGgaggatgatgatgatgacgatgatgatgatgatgatgatgcGGAGCGGAATGATGAGTTTTTCCTCAGCGGACTATCTACTAGTCCAGAAAATGGATCAGGAAAGCCTAacaaaacttcaaagcttgcGAATTTCCCTCGCTATGCCCAAAACGTTCTCTCGGCGCCTGATATAAAGAGTAATGCGATACACACACATAACGAAGGGAAAAGTTCCAGCTCTCTTCACAATAGAGACGAAATTCGGAGTACTCCAAGCAGAGCAGAAGCTTCAGACTTAGACTCATACATGAATGAGGATGATCTGAAGGggcttgatcttgaaagtgATAAATTGAGCGATCTACAGACTGATGAACCAACGAATAGAGCTCAATCTTCCGCTCGCAGTGGAGAGAGTGGTACTGCTACTTCAACATCTGATGAGAGCAACTACGACTTCTCAGACAAGTCATCTTATGGAAGGTCTTTACTTGGTTCGGACCTTCAGAAAATCGAAAATACAGGCTATGCACGGGAAGATGATGCAGGTAGTTCCGCTGTTGATGATTCCATATTAGCTGATGACCTTATGCATTTAGATTCAATGCCAGGTCATTCTGTTCCGCAATCGCAAACGTTTAAGCTTCTCTCTGTCGGTCAGCCTTCGACATTTATGAATGATAGGCCTCGAATACGGCCGGATGATGAGAGATTAAGAGGCGACGGAAATAATTTTCCAAACCGCAATACAACAACAGGCAGTGCGAGTAGCAAGCGCAACGTTATAGCCCACAGCTTAACCGGTAGTATCACTAAAGCGAAGCCTTCGCCTCAAGGCTCTTCCAATGAGACCTGCCAAGGCAGCCAGGTCAGGGTGACAAGTAGACATAGAAGGACAGCAAGCGAACCTAAAATTGCAGGGCGCATGCCTCGCTCATCCGCCGAGCCCTTAGTGTTCAACAAAGTTGAGCTAAATAAACCGGGCGAAGGCTGTTCTTCCCAGCTAACGAATatgttgaacaaaaaaaagagccaAGCCTCAAACCCCCTATCAtattttggttttgtttcTGGGGACAAGGTTACAACTTCTGAATCGACGACTCTACACGCATACATCCAAGATTCAAgagaattcaaaaaaaaaccgtTTATTTTAAATGTCAGAAAATCTGCGTCCGTCTTTGAAGTGATCGGGTTTCTCTTGTACCAGTATCAGactaaaaaaaaacctGAGGCCGACGTCGACAGCTCTAACTCAGGGGAGTTAGAGAATCCTAATGATtatgttttgaagattgtCGACGAAGACGGCGAGCCTTTCGAAGACAATTTTGGTACAATAGATCGCAAGAAAAAAATAGGCGCGCTCTTTGACAATGAGGTTGTGCTATGCAGAGCCAAAAATGAGGAGGAAAAGGAAAGAAATGAGCTCGACACACCTCTTCCATATTGTCAAGAAACCGATTGTACTGGGGAAGAGGGCCTGGTAAGTAAATCTGTGACGGAACCTGGAATAAAGCAGTTAAGCTACTACAAACCGATTTTGAATGTCACAGAAAATCCTGCCGATACCGAAGAAGACGTGTTAGCCGACGtaaaaatatttttgtaTCCCAACGTCAATCCGGAGTTTAATTACACGAAGATCAAGGCTCCTCTGTCAACGTCTCTCAATGATGTTCTTTTACGGTATTGCAAGATGAAATCAATGAATCCATTGGATTATGCTTTAAAAATAAGTGGCAAGCGGCTCATCGCGGACCTGGAAAGCAGTGTTGGAGAGTTAGATGGCAATTATAAGCTTGAACTCATTACTAAGAAGGAAATTAAGGCACTTGGACTTAAAAGCATGAAAAAATCCACGCTCGGGAAACCCACTCTTCCAACAATTCAAAGCGCTGACCTGACCCCAGTCACATTGGACAACAGGGAGCGCTATCTAGCAGCGGTAAGCTCTATTAATCCGCAAATTACTGATACTAATGACGGAGATAGCAAAAAGTCAGGATTGATACCAGTCAAGAAAGCTGCACATTCTAGGCACAAGCGAAACAAAATCTTACAAAATGGTGAATCAAACGCAGGACCGGCTGGGTTTTTTAAACTCAAaaattcatcaaaatcgtCTCTCCGCAACAGTAATCAAGCATATCAGCCCTCTTTCTCTGATAACTCTGGATTGAACTTAGATACCAGTTATAAAGACATCTTTGCCGGCGCTTATTACAAATACAGAGTTTGGAGAAGACAACAGATGTCTTTCATTAACAAACACGAAAGGACATTGGCTATAGACGGTGACTATATCTACCTTATTCCTCCAGAAGATGGCTATAACTGGCATCATGAAAGTACCAAAACGAAATGCTTTCACATGAGTCAAGTGGTGTTTATTGAAAGGTCGAAACGCATTCCGGAATATTTCAAGATGTTTGTAAACAGACCCTCTGGGTTGAAGAGATACTACTTCGAAGCAGTGAATGCGGCTGAGTGTACAGAATTAGTGACCCGCATCCAAAAACTAGTTTCTGCCTACAAAATGAATCATAAGTAA
- the ATG42 gene encoding carboxypeptidase C (similar to uniprot|P38109 Saccharomyces cerevisiae YBR139W Hypothetical ORF) → MKLSSAAYSLLGLSSIASAFSLLEGLGLESDLAHLWKGLRVPKNTVQSIKNVRESLDEFVTIKSELDDTYSMRVKRVDPSKLGVDSVKQYSGYLDYEDSKHFFYWAFESRNDPLNDPVILWLNGGPGCSSFTGLFFELGPSSVGPELKPVRNPYSWNNNATVIFLEQPLGVGFSYGDERVASTNAAGKDVFIFLELFFQEFPQFRSNDFHIAGESYAGHYIPEIAHQIAVVHESDKTFNLTSIMIGNGITDSLVQYDYYEPMACGRGGYKAVITEEECAKMRNQMPRCRALNNACYSSSSTFACIAAGAYCENMAMSAYTKTGLNVYDIRSPCETEEGGLCYAGLSYVEDYLNQPEVQVALGSDVSNFTGCSNEVGLAFLLTGDNNRPFQQYVAELVNRDIPVLLYAGDKDFICNWLGNLAWSDELEWKHKEQYSVLPLRPWKSEDSGETLGQVKSYSSFTFLRVFGAGHMVPYNQPEASLEMVNRWISGDYSLGY, encoded by the coding sequence ATGAAATTATCCTCAGCGGCTTACTCACTGCTCGGCTTGTCATCCATTGCTAGCGCTTTCTCGCTACTGGAGGGGCTAGGCCTAGAAAGCGACCTTGCGCACTTATGGAAAGGCTTGAGAGTCCCAAAAAATACCGTGCAGTCTATCAAAAATGTGCGTGAAAGTCTGGACGAGTTCGTCACGATAAAGTCTGAGCTTGATGACACCTACTCGATGAGGGTAAAGAGAGTGGACCCTTCGAAGCTGGGTGTCGATTCTGTCAAGCAGTACTCGGGGTATCTGGACTACGAGGATTCCAAACACTTCTTTTACTGGGCATTTGAATCCAGAAACGACCCACTCAATGACCCCGTTATTCTATGGCTGAACGGTGGTCCAGGGTGCTCTTCTTTCACGGGGTTATTTTTCGAACTTGGCCCCTCTTCCGTCGGCCCTGAGCTAAAGCCCGTTCGCAATCCGTACTCCTGGAATAACAATGCTACTGTCATATTCTTGGAGCAGCCCTTAGGCGTTGGTTTTTCCTATGGTGACGAGAGAGTTGCCTCCACTAACGCAGCAGGAAAGGATGTGTTCATATTCTTGGAGTTGTTTTTCCAAGAGTTCCCACAGTTTAGATCTAACGACTTCCATATTGCAGGTGAATCATACGCTGGCCATTACATCCCAGAGATTGCCCATCAAATCGCTGTCGTTCATGAATCTGACAAAACCTTCAATCTCACCTCCATCATGATTGGCAACGGGATAACAGATTCTTTAGTCCAGTATGACTACTATGAGCCCATGGCGTGTGGCAGGGGTGGTTACAAAGCCGTGATAACTGAGGAAGAATGCGCCAAAATGAGAAACCAAATGCCTCGCTGCAGAGCTTTGAACAATGCATGCTACTCCTCTAGTTCCACGTTCGCTTGTATTGCAGCTGGCGCATACTGTGAGAATATGGCCATGAGTGCTTACACTAAAACAGGCCTGAACGTTTATGACATACGCTCTCCTTGTGAGACAGAGGAGGGCGGGCTATGCTATGCTGGCCTGAGCTACGTTGAAGACTATCTCAATCAACCAGAGGTGCAGGTGGCATTGGGCTCTGATGTATCAAACTTTACAGGCTGTAGCAACGAGGTGGGTTTGGCGTTCTTGCTGACTGGTGACAACAACCGCCCCTTCCAACAATATGTGGCGGAACTTGTCAACAGAGACATTCCGGTACTGCTTTATGCAGGTGACAAAGACTTTATTTGCAACTGGCTTGGAAATTTAGCTTGGtctgatgagcttgaatgGAAGCATAAGGAGCAATATTCTGTGTTGCCTCTACGTCCTTGGAAATCTGAGGACTCGGGGGAGACACTCGGCCAAGTTAAGAGTTATTCATCTTTCACATTTCTTCGTGTATTTGGTGCAGGCCATATGGTTCCCTACAACCAGCCAGAGGCAAGTTTGGAAATGGTCAACAGGTGGATATCTGGTGATTACTCGCTCGGATACTAA
- the ATP19 gene encoding F1F0 ATP synthase subunit k (similar to uniprot|P81451 Saccharomyces cerevisiae YOL077W-A ATP19 Subunit k of the mitochondrial F1F0 ATP synthase, which is a large enzyme complex required for ATP synthesis; associated only with the dimeric form of ATP synthase), producing MGAAYNILGKTVQPHQLALGTLAAVSLLVVPNPFASSARKQPEIKASSEDEEKFIAEYLKKHTATAEKH from the coding sequence ATGGGCGCCGCTTACAATATCTTGGGTAAAACTGTTCAGCCACACCAGCTAGCCTTGGGCACGCTTGCCGCTGTGTCTTTGTTGGTCGTTCCAAACCCATTTGCATCTTCCGCCCGGAAGCAGCCTGAAATCAAGGCCAGCtctgaagacgaggagaaGTTCATTGCTGAATACCTTAAAAAGCACACCGCAACCGCTGAGAAGCACTAA
- the BRX1 gene encoding ribosome biogenesis protein BRX1 (highly similar to uniprot|Q08235 Saccharomyces cerevisiae YOL077C BRX1 Nucleolar protein involved in the biogenesis of large ribosomal subunits depletion leads to defects in rRNA processing and a block in the assembly of large ribosomal subunits possesses a sigma(70)-like RNA-binding motif) gives MSSIYKALAGKDQRSKGSDSKNEKQFMNKQRTLLISSRGVTYRHRHLIQDLYSLLPQSRKEPKLDTKKDLGQLNEIAELYNCNNILFFEARKHQDLYLWLSKPPNGPTIKFYLQNLHTMDELNFTGNCLKGSRPILSFDARFDSSPHFKLIKELFIHNFGVPPHARKSKPFIDHVMSFSIVDDKVWVRTYEISHKARNQDEYEEKDEAEQDISLVEIGPRFVMTVILILEGSFGGPKIYENKQYVSPNVVRAQMKQQAAEEARNRAEAAVQRKVKRRENVLAADPLSNDVVFKN, from the coding sequence ATGTCATCCATTTACAAGGCGTTGGCCGGTAAAGACCAAAGATCTAAGGGCAGTGACTctaaaaatgaaaagcaGTTCATGAACAAGCAGCGCACATTGCTGATCTCTTCTAGAGGTGTCACTTACAGGCACCGTCATTTGATCCAGGACCTTTACAGCTTGTTGCCTCAGTCCCGGAAAGAGCCTAAGTTGgacaccaagaaggacCTTGGGCAGTTGAACGAAATCGCAGAACTATACAACTGCAATAACattcttttctttgaggCCCGAAAGCACCAGGATCTGTACCTATGGCTCTCGAAGCCTCCTAACGGCCCCACTATCAAGTTCTACCTACAGAACTTGCATACTATGGACGAGCTGAACTTCACAGGAAACTGCCTGAAAGGTTCACGGCCAATTTTGTCCTTTGACGCGCGTTTCGACTCATCGCCccatttcaagctcatcaaagagctgttcATACACAACTTTGGCGTGCCTCCTCATGCCCGCAAGTCCAAGCCTTTCATCGACCATGTTATGTCTTTCAGCATAGTCGACGACAAAGTGTGGGTGAGAACATACGAGATCTCGCATAAAGCTAGGAACCAGGACGAGTACGAAGAGAAAGACGAAGCAGAGCAGGACATATCTTTGGTCGAAATTGGTCCTCGTTTTGTTATGACCGTGATTTTGATCCTGGAAGGTTCTTTCGGCGGCCCTAAAATTTACGAAAACAAGCAGTACGTGTCACCAAATGTTGTGAGGGCCCAAATGAAGCAACAGGCCGCCGAAGAGGCGCGCAACAGAGCCGAAGCTGCTGTTCAACGGAAGGTCAAGAGAAGGGAGAACGTGCTAGCTGCAGACCCCCTGTCGAACGATGTGgtgttcaaaaactga
- the MDM20 gene encoding Mdm20p (similar to uniprot|Q12387 Saccharomyces cerevisiae YOL076W MDM20 Subunit of the NatB N-terminal acetyltransferase which catalyzes acetylation of the amino-terminal methionine residues of all proteins beginning with Met-Asp or Met-Glu and of some proteins beginning with Met-Asn or Met-Met involved in mitochondrial inheritance and actin assembly), whose amino-acid sequence MESTGDEIYKLLSRGNFKQALQLVAKLSTQYPSASYPKVLTQYVKFRQNKQKFDFFTGLEPLLKAKSPPSDSRTLSLLHTFLLELGRFDEVLNVYGAAMQKYPNFETGSNWFSRAIEDMNLRHMVQSSFQLRRLSNDLRTLQFWNAMASVALTKLHGESLSERERELNAALSFKSVSSLAPFQSDQETIVFCHVCEQFDNKSREIVDTLLPSFLKGGKDFSVDLYLKNFLIKHLKVLNDNENMFKCCKLLLEYLDDFEILSHLVASARALNVSKEEVRKHLQVRDSRNHRLAHLELDVIYSQSISDETLRFYLERYHDKPCCVPDLSFYRKSIPDGLIERGMTQLPDSLMHECNAIKLTQATSPDLFLELFKKYKQTLRKKPKTDYSPCSSFVLKIVESLINDKNVNLSNVVTSVLILESYQDEDPHNFDTRIWLVVLYNYLGCPTIAYNHYKELHVKNLQNDTLDHIVASRFSSLLPFKDHPFVEQLSSGDKVYESLINLPQFIRISFEKKSYSKILGMLELNDKLNRSSARWSKIGEQLQHARLFNDKRGELLAKLHESWRHFCLYNVNASGEKCVKSLHLSDNRDFAVLGSLRDSCTTVTGYMDQDEGAILAGCLQEMMIEFFSMGERDPTIDKLLDIRNYTASMTATERWAFETIRLLYQHSPDQGQAALAEQIKAMPKLSSQGWLLTHDYNCQLVTLKTLDNLKRIKNQECKKSIKTQLRGLRDSCKDVFQSYIAEISSCEPNTEILNALGYADAEHHIAKGVLAVLKSSCNL is encoded by the coding sequence ATGGAGTCTACAGGAGATGAAATCTATAAACTTTTGAGTCGCGGAAATTTTAAGCAGGCGCTGCAATTGGTAGCAAAACTGTCAACTCAGTATCCATCTGCAAGCTATCCGAAGGTTTTGACTCAATACGTCAAATTCCGTCAGAACAAGCAGAAGTTTGACTTCTTTACTGGACTAGAGCCCCTTCTCAAGGCAAAATCACCGCCGAGCGATTCGCGGACCTTGAGTTTGTTACACACATTTCTTTTGGAGCTCGGTCgctttgatgaagttttgAATGTGTACGGTGCTGCCATGCAGAAGTAcccaaattttgaaaccGGCTCTAACTGGTTTTCAAGAGCCATTGAAGATATGAACTTAAGGCATATGGTTCagtcttcttttcaactACGTAGGCTCTCTAATGACCTCCGCACACTACAATTTTGGAACGCGATGGCTTCCGTCGCACTCACAAAGCTTCACGGCGAGTCACTTTCAGAACGGGAACGAGAGCTAAATGCagctttgagtttcaaaTCTGTCTCTTCGCTCGCGCCTTTCCAATCTGACCAAGAAACTATTGTTTTTTGTCATGTGTGCGAGCAGTTTGATAACAAATCGCGCGAAATTGTGGACACGCTACTCcccagtttcttgaaaggaGGCAAAGACTTCTCGGTTGACCTTTACCttaaaaacttcttgattAAACATCTGAAGGTTTTAAACGACAATGAAAATATGTTCAAGTGCTGTAAGCTATTGCTGGAATACCtggatgattttgaaatattgtCCCACCTGGTGGCAAGCGCTAGAGCACTAAACGTTTCTAAAGAAGAAGTCAGGAAGCACTTGCAAGTCCGAGACTCTAGAAATCATCGCTTGGCACATTTGGAGCTAGATGTAATTTATTCACAAAGCATCTCTGATGAAACGCTTCGTTTCTACCTTGAACGCTACCACGATAAGCCTTGCTGTGTTCCGGACCTGTCCTTTTACAGGAAGAGTATTCCAGATGGTTTAATTGAGCGCGGCATGACGCAGCTTCCCGATAGCTTAATGCACGAGTGCAACGCTATAAAGCTAACACAAGCTACTAGCCCTGACCTCTTTTTGGAACTCTTCAAGAAGTACAAGCAAACGTTGCGCAAGAAACCAAAGACAGACTACTCTCCCTGTTCAAGCTTCGTTCTTAAAATTGTGGAGTCCCTGATCAATGACAAAAACGTTAATCTATCTAATGTTGTGACCAGTGTGCTCATCTTAGAGAGTTACCAAGATGAAGATCCCCACAATTTTGATACACGCATTTGGTTGGTTGTGCTGTATAATTACCTCGGCTGTCCCACCATAGCGTACAATCACTACAAGGAGCTACACGTCAAAAACCTTCAGAACGACACTTTGGATCATATAGTGGCTTCTAGGTTCTCGTCATTGTTACCATTCAAAGACCATCCttttgttgaacagctGTCGAGTGGTGATAAAGTTTATGAATCTTTGATCAACCTTCCTCAATTTATCCGCATTTcatttgagaaaaagagctatAGTAAGATTCTTGGCATGCTGGAACTGAATGATAAGCTCAACAGGTCATCGGCGAGATGGAGCAAAATTGGTGAACAGCTGCAACACGCACGTCTTTTTAACGATAAACGCGGAGAGTTGTTGGCCAAGTTACATGAATCTTGGCGGCACTTTTGCTTGTACAACGTGAACGCAAGCGGTGAGAAATGCGTAAAATCTCTTCACCTAAGTGATAACAGAGACTTTGCGGTTCTAGGCTCACTCCGTGACTCTTGCACAACAGTCACTGGGTACATGGACCAGGATGAGGGCGCAATTTTAGCTGGATGTCTCCAAGAAATGATGATTGAGTTTTTCAGCATGGGAGAACGCGACCCCACTATCGACAAGCTGTTGGACATCAGAAATTACACTGCCAGCATGACTGCGACCGAAAGATGGGCCTTTGAAACAATTCGTCTTTTGTACCAACATTCCCCAGATCAAGGCCAGGCAGCCCTCGCTGAGCAAATCAAGGCAATGCCTAAATTGAGTTCACAAGGCTGGCTCCTTACTCACGACTACAACTGCCAACTAGTCACactcaaaaccttggaCAATTTGAAGCGGATTAAAAACCAGGAATGCAAGAAATCAATTAAAACTCAATTACGTGGTCTGAGAGATTCATGTAAGGacgtttttcaaagctatATCGCAGAAATTTCCAGTTGCGAACCGAACACAGAAATACTGAACGCTCTGGGATACGCAGACGCAGAGCACCACATTGCGAAGGGTGTTCTGGCTGTTCTAAAAAGCTCTTGTAACTTGTGA
- the MNN2 gene encoding alpha-1,2-mannosyltransferase MNN2 (similar to uniprot|P38069 Saccharomyces cerevisiae YBR015C MNN2 Alpha-1 2-mannosyltransferase responsible for addition of the first alpha-1 2-linked mannose to form the branches on the mannan backbone of oligosaccharides localizes to an early Golgi compartment): MVLLTKRFNKIFRFSLVAALCCLIFVLSTRYIDQDLSSLEYVRYLQNYHETYSGNGNKVEPEVETPPAPAANDKIKSPSGGPVLSAQDQKRRQALQEFYKQVFKNLRQHSPTGSSSRQYDEKCQLNGDIGARANDYNSWSKLTSKNLGNCLKLSNKEKTMLKETHYDFVESLKSLVLPKGTYKGDGIVTVGGGKFSMLSFLIIKTLRNLGTHLPVEVFIPPNDEGEEEFCNTLLPKYNAKCIYISDVLPEDIIENFDFKGYQFKSISIIASSFENLLLLDADNFPIKALDNIFEEEPYKSTGMVLWPDFWRRTTNPAYYEIADIAVNYKKRVRNCMDDITPPQAYTKDMKNLENVPLHDLEGTIPDVSTESGQLMIRKSRHLPTILLSLYYNVNGPTWYYPIFSQKASGEGDKETFIAAANFYGLPFYQVKSVTAVDGYHQPDNKGFRGVAMLQHDFVQDYSRYKWAKSDIENKYAGKVPQFIKQDTSYSPDAMYKTYFEPEDLKEVDIMFVHSNLPKFDPYTLWNDKDLIVDGKHIRSYTNLRRLNNYDLELENFKVFKEYLCVSRTKFKYLDDSLQGDERQWKSMCGYIKERLNFLDQTHSDAINAS, translated from the coding sequence ATGGTTCTCCTTACCAAGCGGTTCAATAAGATATTCAGGTTTTCCTTGGTAGCGGCTTTGTGCTGCCTGATATTTGTACTGTCAACAAGGTACATTGACCAGGACCTTTCATCGCTAGAATACGTGCGTTACCTGCAAAACTACCACGAAACGTACTCTGGTAATGGGAACAAAGTCGAGCCGGAAGTGGAAACCCCACCTGCTCCAGCCGCGAATGACAAGATAAAGTCCCCATCTGGCGGCCCCGTTCTGTCGGCTCAAGATCAAAAGCGGAGGCAGGCTCTGCAGGAGTTCTACAAAcaggttttcaagaacttaaGACAGCACTCTCCAACAGGCAGCTCTTCGCGCCAGTACGATGAGAAATGCCAACTCAATGGGGACATCGGAGCAAGGGCGAACGACTATAATAGCTGGTCAAAACTCACTAGCAAGAACCTGGGTAACTGTTTGAAACTGTCTAACAAGGAGAAGACGATGCTCAAAGAAACACACTACGATTTTGTGGAGAGCCTGAAATCTTTGGTTTTGCCAAAGGGGACTTACAAGGGAGATGGTATTGTTACCGTAGGGGGAGGTAAGTTTTCGATGCTTTCCTTTCTGATAATCAAGACTCTGAGAAATTTAGGGACACACTTGCCGGTTGAAGTTTTCATTCCGCCAAATGACGAGGGCGAAGAAGAATTTTGCAACACTCTTTTGCCCAAGTACAACGCGAAGTGTATCTATATCTCAGACGTTTTGCCCGAGGATATcatcgaaaattttgacttcaaagGTTATCAATTCAAATCTATATCCATCATCGCTTCGAGTTTCGAAAACCTTCTCTTACTTGACGCAGACAACTTCCCAATAAAGGCACTGgacaacatttttgaagaggagCCCTACAAAAGCACAGGCATGGTATTATGGCCCGATTTTTGGAGACGTACCACAAATCCTGCATACTACGAGATTGCTGACATCGCAGTTAACTACAAGAAAAGGGTTCGTAACTGCATGGACGATATCACGCCTCCCCAAGCCTACACTAAAGACATGAAAAACCTAGAAAATGTTCCACTGCACGACCTCGAAGGGACCATTCCCGATGTTTCCACGGAATCAGGGCAATTAATGATTAGAAAGTCACGTCACCTGCCTACGATCTTGTTGTCATTATACTATAACGTCAATGGACCTACTTGGTACTACCCTATCTTCTCGCAGAAAGCTTCGGGCGAGGGAGACAAGGAAACTTTCATTGCGGCAGCCAACTTCTACGGTTTACCATTTTATCAAGTCAAATCAGTCACCGCTGTGGACGGCTACCACCAGCCAGATAACAAGGGCTTCCGCGGCGTTGCCATGCTTCAACATGACTTCGTTCAGGACTACAGCCGTTACAAGTGGGCGAAGAGcgacattgaaaacaaataCGCCGGAAAGGTACCCCAGTTCATCAAGCAGGACACTTCTTACTCCCCTGATGCCATGTACAAAACATACTTCGAGCCTGAAGACCTCAAGGAAGTGGATATTATGTTTGTGCATTCTAACCTACCAAAATTCGATCCTTATACTTTATGGAATGATAAAGACCTTATCGTTGATGGCAAGCACATTCGCTCCTACACTAACTTACGACGCCTTAACAATTATGATCTTGAactcgaaaacttcaaggttttcaagGAGTATCTATGCGTCAGTAGAACCAAATTCAAGTACCTGGATGACAGCCTCCAGGGTGACGAGAGGCAGTGGAAAAGCATGTGTGGTTATATCAAGGAAAGGCTGAACTTCCTGGACCAAACCCACTCAGATGCAATTAACGCATCTTAA